Proteins encoded within one genomic window of Actinomycetota bacterium:
- the rsrA gene encoding mycothiol system anti-sigma-R factor, with amino-acid sequence MSCGNHHDVPCVEVLSLMWVYIDNEIDDGHRFEVTVHLQECPPCADHYTAEQIVQARIRRCCTAMETPQELRTRIVSQIQASLRSN; translated from the coding sequence ATGAGTTGCGGCAATCATCACGACGTGCCTTGTGTTGAAGTGCTGTCACTGATGTGGGTGTACATCGATAACGAGATCGATGATGGTCATCGCTTTGAAGTGACGGTGCATTTGCAGGAGTGCCCGCCATGCGCAGACCACTACACCGCGGAGCAAATCGTGCAAGCTCGCATTCGCCGCTGTTGCACTGCGATGGAAACGCCACAAGAACTGCGCACTCGGATCGTCAGCCAGATCCAGGCAAGCCTGCGTTCGAACTGA